In Pseudonocardia sp. C8, one genomic interval encodes:
- the fabI gene encoding enoyl-ACP reductase FabI produces MLDGKHILVTGVVTTDSIAFAVARRAQQLGAEVLLTGLPRDLDRARAAAAQLTGDIDVIPFDATASHDTARLTATIAERWERLDGALHAIAFAPADALEGPLLNARPEGIGLAFQTSTVSLAALAAAVNRLAPPSGASLVGLDFDASAAWPVYNWMGVCKAGLESLNRYLARDLGPAGIRVNLVAAGPIHTRAATGIPGFEALLDAWATRSPLRWDPADSTPVADAVCFLFSDLARAITGEILHVDGGYHAMAAPLRQQGS; encoded by the coding sequence GTGTTGGACGGCAAGCACATCCTGGTGACCGGGGTCGTCACCACCGACAGCATCGCCTTCGCCGTCGCCCGCCGCGCCCAACAACTCGGCGCCGAGGTGCTGCTCACCGGGCTCCCCCGCGATCTCGATCGGGCCCGTGCGGCGGCAGCGCAGCTCACCGGCGACATCGACGTCATCCCCTTCGACGCCACTGCCTCCCACGACACCGCCCGGCTCACCGCAACGATCGCTGAGCGGTGGGAGAGACTCGACGGCGCCCTGCACGCCATCGCCTTCGCACCCGCCGACGCCCTGGAAGGCCCCCTACTCAACGCCCGCCCCGAAGGGATCGGACTGGCGTTCCAGACCAGCACCGTATCCCTCGCCGCGCTCGCCGCGGCGGTGAACCGGCTCGCCCCACCCTCCGGCGCCAGCCTGGTCGGGCTCGACTTCGACGCCAGCGCCGCGTGGCCGGTCTACAACTGGATGGGCGTCTGCAAAGCCGGACTGGAGTCGCTCAACCGGTACCTCGCACGCGACCTCGGGCCTGCCGGAATCCGGGTCAACCTCGTCGCGGCCGGGCCGATCCATACCCGGGCGGCCACCGGCATCCCCGGCTTCGAAGCCCTGCTCGACGCCTGGGCAACCCGTTCGCCCTTGCGGTGGGACCCAGCCGACTCGACCCCGGTGGCCGACGCCGTCTGCTTCCTGTTCTCCGACCTCGCCCGCGCTATCACCGGCGAGATCCTCCACGTCGACGGCGGCTACCACGCCATGGCCGCGCCCCTGCGCCAACAGGGATCATGA
- a CDS encoding heavy metal-responsive transcriptional regulator — MTVGDHRTIGQAATLAGVSAKSIRLYESRGLLPPAPRSAQGHRLFTQADIETLRFIARAKAAGLQLTEIKTVLELHRDGQTPCEQVRATLGQRLTELDTMLAELSVLRDRIQNLLQHDDGGVDPGSGFCAIIQSQPAPAPGTH; from the coding sequence TTGACCGTCGGGGATCACCGGACGATTGGGCAAGCCGCCACGCTGGCGGGAGTGAGCGCGAAATCGATCCGGCTGTACGAATCCCGAGGGTTGCTCCCGCCCGCCCCGCGCTCAGCCCAGGGCCACCGGCTGTTCACCCAGGCCGACATCGAGACGCTGCGGTTCATCGCCCGGGCCAAGGCCGCGGGCCTGCAGCTCACCGAGATCAAAACGGTGCTGGAGCTGCACCGCGACGGGCAGACACCCTGCGAGCAGGTGCGCGCCACACTGGGACAGCGCCTAACCGAGCTCGACACGATGCTCGCCGAACTCTCCGTGCTCCGCGACCGGATCCAGAACCTGCTCCAGCACGATGACGGCGGAGTCGACCCCGGTTCCGGGTTCTGCGCGATCATCCAATCCCAGCCTGCGCCCGCTCCGGGAACCCACTAG
- a CDS encoding phosphoadenosine phosphosulfate reductase family protein, with protein MIARGENSTRNGIALRQQARLSRGEAASSGRRTVDTWLPIHDWTETQVWQRIHASGVPYHPAYDQGMTRLSCSLCVLASRADLVRAAQLRPELAAEYAELEAEIGHRFRNDLSMAEIITAAEQAATAGHTEETATIELGQGQLWWPRFERQSDRYGTVFLLTGPDAEDYVSFENAPVGQPGRLVAIVVETRRSEHCGDIARSLAPVTPTVGEEITLGAGTLFTDTDADLGIPTAVGLAPDDNRDADWLDPRALYRCHNQTVRLELRISSHTNKRAHDTRPRAA; from the coding sequence GTGATCGCGAGAGGTGAGAACTCGACGCGGAACGGTATTGCTCTGCGCCAGCAGGCTCGCCTGAGTCGTGGCGAGGCTGCCAGCAGCGGCCGGCGCACTGTCGACACCTGGCTTCCGATCCACGACTGGACCGAAACCCAGGTATGGCAACGCATCCATGCGTCAGGTGTGCCGTACCACCCGGCCTACGACCAGGGCATGACCCGCCTGTCGTGCTCCCTCTGTGTGCTCGCCAGCCGCGCGGATCTGGTTCGCGCCGCACAACTACGCCCGGAACTGGCCGCCGAGTACGCGGAGCTGGAAGCCGAGATCGGGCACCGGTTCCGCAACGACCTGTCCATGGCCGAGATCATCACCGCCGCCGAGCAAGCCGCAACCGCGGGACACACCGAGGAGACAGCCACGATCGAGCTCGGCCAGGGCCAACTGTGGTGGCCGAGGTTCGAACGCCAGTCCGACCGCTACGGCACCGTGTTCCTGCTCACCGGTCCGGATGCCGAGGACTACGTCTCGTTCGAGAACGCACCCGTCGGCCAACCGGGACGACTCGTCGCCATCGTGGTCGAGACACGTCGCTCCGAGCACTGTGGCGACATAGCGCGGTCCCTGGCACCCGTCACGCCGACGGTCGGCGAGGAGATCACGCTCGGCGCCGGCACGTTGTTCACCGACACCGATGCCGATCTCGGCATACCCACCGCCGTCGGCCTCGCGCCGGACGACAACCGGGACGCCGACTGGCTCGACCCACGCGCCTTGTACCGCTGCCACAACCAAACCGTGCGGCTCGAACTCCGCATCAGCAGCCACACCAACAAGCGCGCACACGACACCAGGCCACGCGCAGCCTGA
- a CDS encoding helix-turn-helix transcriptional regulator, protein MNAVSRQGPDEQNDDVQVRQPRYEWRLRELMAVRKNWYTTTKLIPELRKYGFEFDRSSIYRLVSTERPPKMPIELILALCKILDCRFEDLAVEVEPQSATEEPARRGPRPAVPDMPLLSADFFDAES, encoded by the coding sequence ATGAACGCGGTGTCCCGGCAAGGACCGGACGAGCAGAACGACGACGTGCAGGTCCGGCAGCCGCGCTACGAGTGGCGGCTGCGTGAGCTGATGGCGGTCCGCAAGAACTGGTACACCACCACGAAGCTGATCCCGGAGTTGCGCAAGTACGGCTTCGAGTTCGACCGCAGCTCGATCTACCGGCTCGTCAGCACCGAACGTCCGCCGAAGATGCCGATCGAGTTGATCCTGGCCTTGTGCAAGATCCTCGACTGCCGCTTCGAGGACCTGGCGGTGGAGGTCGAGCCGCAATCGGCCACCGAGGAGCCGGCTCGCCGGGGTCCGCGGCCGGCCGTGCCGGACATGCCGTTGTTGTCCGCGGACTTCTTCGACGCCGAGAGCTGA
- the bioD gene encoding ATP-dependent dethiobiotin synthetase BioD, with product MTRPSRLILVTGTGTEVGKTWVTAALSRRLRAFGIEVAARKPAQSFTPGDTATDAAVLGEATDTPADTVCPPHRWYPVPLAPPMAADTLQLAPILLDDLVAELDWPSDVAIGFVEGAGGLCSPIAHDGDTLSLAQRVRPDLVLLVTEPVLGVVSQVRLAARALTGHEVLVVLNRYDPSDEVHRRSRDWLTAIDALAVLTNHDLADTVDSDAAWRAISGEPPSARNP from the coding sequence ATGACCCGACCTAGCCGACTCATCCTGGTCACCGGCACCGGCACCGAGGTCGGCAAGACCTGGGTGACCGCCGCCTTGTCGCGACGATTGCGAGCATTTGGCATCGAGGTCGCGGCCCGCAAACCGGCGCAGTCGTTCACACCCGGTGATACCGCGACCGACGCCGCCGTGCTCGGCGAGGCAACTGACACGCCCGCCGACACGGTGTGCCCGCCACACCGGTGGTACCCGGTACCCCTCGCGCCACCGATGGCCGCCGACACCCTACAACTGGCTCCGATCCTGCTCGACGACCTCGTCGCCGAACTCGACTGGCCCTCAGACGTCGCCATCGGCTTCGTCGAGGGCGCAGGCGGGCTGTGCTCACCAATCGCCCATGACGGCGACACCCTCTCACTGGCGCAGCGGGTGAGACCGGACCTCGTGCTACTGGTCACCGAGCCTGTCCTAGGAGTTGTGTCCCAGGTGCGCCTCGCCGCGCGAGCCCTCACCGGACACGAGGTGCTAGTCGTCCTGAACCGATACGACCCCAGCGACGAGGTGCACCGGCGTAGCCGCGACTGGCTGACAGCCATCGACGCGCTCGCCGTACTCACCAACCACGACCTCGCCGACACCGTTGATTCCGACGCGGCCTGGCGCGCCATCAGCGGCGAGCCCCCCTCGGCACGCAATCCCTGA
- the nrtS gene encoding nitrate/nitrite transporter NrtS, producing MRNADSPRPVVGEDEVRAGPERSEAWSHPRQAVGWFLKGRTVRTAAPTAAVVGTVLSAVNQGAVIAGGYATGITWVQVAVNYAVPFTVASIGYLCACRTR from the coding sequence ATGAGAAATGCGGACTCGCCGCGCCCCGTAGTCGGCGAAGACGAGGTGCGCGCAGGCCCCGAACGCTCGGAAGCGTGGTCGCATCCACGGCAAGCCGTGGGATGGTTCCTGAAGGGGCGGACCGTACGCACGGCCGCCCCTACGGCGGCTGTGGTCGGCACGGTGCTCTCCGCAGTGAACCAAGGCGCTGTCATCGCAGGCGGGTATGCCACGGGCATAACCTGGGTCCAGGTCGCGGTCAACTATGCGGTGCCGTTCACCGTCGCCAGCATCGGATATCTGTGCGCCTGCCGCACTCGTTAA
- a CDS encoding glutaredoxin domain-containing protein, whose translation MNTEQVESVTAVEFYWRPGCPFCMALRLPLRRSGLPVREVNIWDDHQAAARVRAVTGGNETVPTVFIGQQALVNPSFRQVQAAVREHAPQLIQEAEPSRSRRGFWPFRRRR comes from the coding sequence ATGAACACAGAGCAGGTCGAGTCGGTCACTGCTGTCGAGTTCTACTGGCGTCCCGGCTGTCCGTTCTGCATGGCGCTCCGGCTGCCGCTGCGCCGTAGCGGCCTGCCTGTGCGGGAAGTCAACATCTGGGACGATCACCAAGCCGCCGCGCGGGTACGAGCAGTAACCGGCGGCAACGAGACCGTTCCCACCGTCTTCATCGGCCAGCAGGCCCTGGTCAACCCGAGCTTCCGACAGGTCCAGGCCGCGGTCCGTGAGCATGCACCTCAGCTGATCCAGGAGGCTGAGCCATCGCGGAGCCGACGAGGTTTCTGGCCATTCCGCCGTCGGCGGTGA
- a CDS encoding SHOCT domain-containing protein, with protein MGGMMAWMLLWGLIGLALLVLITVAIIWLIRHMLAGPGSRSDPAEEELRRRYAAGDIDHEEYQRRRAELRKR; from the coding sequence ATGGGCGGCATGATGGCCTGGATGCTGCTATGGGGCCTGATCGGCCTCGCGCTGCTAGTCCTGATCACCGTGGCGATCATCTGGCTGATCCGCCACATGCTCGCTGGCCCGGGCTCGCGTTCCGACCCTGCGGAGGAGGAACTGCGCCGCCGCTACGCCGCCGGGGACATCGATCACGAGGAATATCAACGCCGCAGAGCCGAGCTCCGAAAACGATAG
- a CDS encoding cation transporter, with protein sequence MTTTVFSVPEISCGACRSAIETAVAPTAGVRSVEVDLDSKTVTVCHDQTVSLAALSTLIEDQGYDVADTHEQAGRGDQQ encoded by the coding sequence ATGACGACCACGGTGTTTTCGGTGCCCGAGATCAGTTGTGGAGCCTGCCGGTCGGCGATCGAGACCGCGGTGGCACCAACGGCCGGGGTGCGGTCGGTCGAGGTTGACCTGGACTCGAAGACGGTGACCGTCTGCCACGACCAGACGGTGTCGCTGGCCGCGCTGAGCACGCTCATCGAAGACCAGGGTTACGACGTGGCGGATACCCACGAGCAGGCCGGGCGAGGTGACCAGCAGTGA
- a CDS encoding IS481 family transposase: MVHRNAPLTPTGRLRLARCVVDDGWPVRRAAERFQVAHTTAARWAGRYRHDGEQAMDDRSSRPHRSPQRTSRAVEDEVLRLRDEHKIGPGRIAGRVPVAASTVHQVLRRHHRPILAACDRATGEPVRRYEHPRPGELVHVDVKKLGRIPEGGGHRVLGRAAGRGNQARACGGGYLFLHTALDDHSRLAYTETLADEKAATCAAFLRRAQAWFTGHGVTIERVLTDNAWSYRKNTWQQVCTDLGIARRFTRPWRPQTNGKVERYHRTLLDEWAYQQPYHSERERQRTFADWLDWYNFHRPHTAIHGAPPADRVPNLSGSHN, from the coding sequence GTGGTCCACCGTAACGCTCCGCTGACTCCGACCGGGCGGCTGCGGCTGGCCCGATGTGTCGTCGATGATGGCTGGCCTGTTCGTCGTGCGGCCGAGCGGTTCCAGGTCGCCCACACGACCGCGGCCCGCTGGGCGGGCCGTTACCGCCACGACGGCGAGCAGGCTATGGACGATCGCTCCAGCCGTCCGCACCGCAGTCCGCAACGCACGAGTCGGGCGGTCGAGGACGAGGTCCTGCGGCTGCGTGACGAGCACAAGATCGGGCCGGGGCGCATCGCCGGCCGGGTCCCGGTCGCCGCGTCGACCGTGCACCAGGTCCTGCGCCGCCACCACCGTCCGATCCTGGCCGCGTGTGACCGGGCCACCGGCGAACCGGTGCGCCGCTACGAACACCCCCGCCCCGGCGAACTGGTCCACGTTGACGTGAAAAAACTCGGTCGGATTCCCGAGGGCGGCGGCCACCGCGTCCTGGGGCGTGCCGCCGGCCGGGGCAATCAAGCCCGCGCCTGCGGTGGCGGATATCTGTTCCTGCACACCGCACTCGATGACCACTCCCGACTGGCCTACACCGAAACCCTGGCCGACGAGAAGGCCGCGACCTGCGCCGCATTCCTACGCCGGGCGCAGGCCTGGTTCACCGGCCACGGCGTGACCATCGAGCGAGTACTCACCGACAACGCCTGGTCCTACCGCAAAAACACCTGGCAACAAGTCTGCACCGACCTGGGCATCGCCCGACGATTCACCCGCCCCTGGCGCCCACAAACGAACGGAAAAGTGGAGCGCTACCACCGCACCCTGCTCGACGAATGGGCCTACCAACAGCCCTACCACTCCGAACGCGAACGCCAGCGAACCTTCGCCGACTGGCTCGACTGGTACAACTTCCACCGACCCCACACCGCCATCCACGGAGCCCCACCAGCAGACCGCGTCCCCAACCTCTCCGGATCACACAACTAG
- a CDS encoding tyrosine-type recombinase/integrase, translated as MATRTPPHTPSAGRRRTYVTRLIESGYDGQFVTDQVGHSHAATTAIYTAVSSDFKNLKVREHLDAVPRKPCCNAPSRWPRRRRRWTTTSAITRQVSLLAAGGGCDERGVPARTGRAERRRAGPAAALRVAAA; from the coding sequence ATCGCCACACGAACCCCACCGCACACGCCGAGTGCGGGAAGAAGGAGAACGTACGTGACCAGGCTGATCGAGTCCGGCTATGACGGGCAGTTCGTCACTGACCAGGTCGGTCATTCCCACGCGGCGACCACGGCGATCTACACGGCGGTCAGCAGCGACTTCAAGAACCTAAAGGTCCGCGAGCACCTGGACGCGGTGCCGAGGAAGCCGTGCTGCAACGCGCCTTCGCGATGGCCGAGACGGAGGCGGAGATGGACGACGACTTCAGCGATCACACGTCAGGTGAGCCTGCTGGCCGCCGGAGGAGGGTGCGATGAACGCGGTGTCCCGGCAAGGACCGGACGAGCAGAACGACGACGTGCAGGTCCGGCAGCCGCGCTACGAGTGGCGGCTGCGTGA
- the csoR gene encoding copper-sensing transcriptional repressor CsoR has product MADELTAKKRAALNRLKTVRGHLDGIIRMLEADAYCVDVMKQISATQSSLERANRIMLHNHLETCFSEAVLDGRGQPAIDELVEAVKFNPALTGPQARVNGAAVGEAEPAIDTQPDAEEEGSAV; this is encoded by the coding sequence ATGGCCGACGAACTCACGGCGAAGAAGCGCGCGGCGTTGAACCGGTTGAAGACGGTGCGGGGTCACCTGGACGGGATCATCCGGATGCTGGAGGCCGACGCGTACTGCGTGGATGTGATGAAGCAGATCTCGGCGACGCAGTCGTCGCTGGAGCGGGCCAACCGGATCATGCTGCACAACCACTTGGAGACCTGCTTTTCCGAAGCAGTACTGGATGGCCGGGGTCAGCCGGCTATTGACGAGCTGGTCGAGGCGGTGAAGTTCAACCCGGCGCTGACCGGCCCGCAGGCCCGCGTCAACGGCGCCGCGGTCGGCGAAGCCGAGCCCGCTATCGACACGCAGCCGGATGCGGAGGAGGAAGGGAGCGCGGTATGA
- a CDS encoding heavy metal translocating P-type ATPase has translation MTTSEQTTRSEGVDRREFSVEGMTCASCAIRVQKTLNKQPGVTEAQVNFATGNARVAYQPDEASVDEWQAAVDRLGYQLEPVTAEQPASVSKETEQATRGWVWRIALAWPLGLAIFALTMFFGEHDWARWAAFAAAVPVQFVAGWPFLTVAAERARALSANMDTLIALGTLTAFFYSTVELFTGGDLYFDTAAMIIAFLLLGRYFEARSTSRASHAINTLLEMGAKHARIVVDGAEHDVPVEQVAMGDVVRVRPGEKIPVDGEVVNGRAAVDESMLTGESVPVDKTTGSRVAGATINTDGLLTVRATAVGADTALAQIVRLVKEAQSGQAPVQRLADRVSEVFVPIVIGIAVVTFAAWSLLAGDPTAGTVAAVAVLIIACPCALGLATPTAIMVGTGRAAHLGILVKGAEVLEGSKKITTVVFDKTGTLTRGQMQLAETATADGSEPDMLRMAAAVESGSEHPVAAAITTAAHERGLDLPAVAEFTNVAGHGVRAEVEGTVVHVGRQELLDQQQLHLPEQLAARAADMEAQGYTAVYAGWDGHVHGVLGVADTLKDEATAVVRHLHGMGLEVAMITGDNQQTAEAVAAQAGIDRVLAEVLPTDKVTEVRRLQDEGRVVAMVGDGVNDAPALVQANLGIAIGTGTDVAIESSDITLMSGQLDGVTHAIQLSRKTLRTIYQNLGWAFGYNTAAIPLAALGLLNPIIAAAAMAFSSVSVVTNSLRLRRFARAH, from the coding sequence GTGACGACCTCTGAGCAGACCACACGCAGCGAGGGTGTTGATCGTCGGGAGTTCTCCGTCGAGGGCATGACGTGCGCCTCCTGCGCGATCCGGGTGCAGAAGACGTTGAACAAGCAGCCGGGCGTGACCGAGGCGCAGGTCAACTTCGCCACCGGCAATGCCCGGGTCGCCTACCAGCCCGACGAGGCCAGTGTCGACGAGTGGCAGGCGGCGGTGGATCGGCTCGGCTATCAGCTCGAACCGGTCACTGCGGAGCAACCGGCGTCGGTGAGCAAGGAGACCGAGCAAGCCACCCGTGGTTGGGTGTGGCGGATCGCGCTGGCCTGGCCGCTGGGGTTGGCGATCTTCGCGTTGACCATGTTTTTCGGTGAGCACGACTGGGCGCGGTGGGCGGCGTTCGCCGCGGCGGTGCCGGTGCAGTTCGTGGCCGGGTGGCCGTTCCTCACCGTTGCGGCCGAGCGGGCCCGGGCGCTGAGCGCGAACATGGACACGCTCATTGCCCTGGGCACGCTGACGGCGTTTTTCTACTCCACGGTGGAGTTGTTCACCGGTGGGGACCTGTACTTCGACACGGCCGCGATGATCATCGCGTTCCTGCTGCTGGGCCGCTACTTCGAAGCCCGCTCCACCAGCCGCGCCTCGCACGCGATCAACACGCTGCTGGAGATGGGCGCCAAACACGCCCGGATCGTGGTCGATGGCGCTGAGCACGACGTGCCCGTGGAACAGGTTGCCATGGGCGATGTGGTCCGGGTGCGGCCCGGGGAGAAGATTCCCGTCGATGGCGAGGTCGTCAATGGCCGCGCGGCAGTGGACGAGTCGATGCTCACCGGCGAATCCGTCCCGGTCGACAAGACCACGGGCTCCCGCGTCGCGGGCGCGACGATCAACACCGACGGGCTGCTGACCGTGCGCGCCACCGCTGTGGGCGCGGACACCGCCCTGGCCCAGATCGTGCGCCTGGTCAAAGAGGCGCAGAGCGGGCAGGCGCCGGTGCAACGGCTGGCCGACCGGGTCTCGGAGGTGTTCGTGCCCATCGTGATCGGCATCGCGGTCGTGACCTTCGCCGCCTGGAGCCTGCTCGCCGGTGACCCCACCGCCGGCACGGTCGCCGCGGTGGCGGTGCTGATCATCGCCTGCCCCTGCGCGCTCGGACTGGCCACCCCCACGGCGATCATGGTCGGCACCGGACGAGCCGCCCACCTGGGCATCCTGGTCAAGGGCGCCGAGGTGCTGGAAGGATCCAAGAAGATCACCACCGTCGTGTTCGACAAGACCGGCACCCTCACCCGCGGTCAGATGCAGCTGGCCGAAACCGCGACTGCCGACGGCTCGGAGCCCGACATGCTGCGGATGGCCGCCGCCGTGGAATCCGGCTCCGAACACCCGGTCGCCGCCGCCATCACGACTGCCGCGCACGAACGCGGCCTGGACCTGCCGGCGGTTGCGGAGTTCACCAACGTCGCCGGTCACGGCGTGCGCGCCGAGGTGGAGGGCACCGTGGTGCACGTGGGTCGCCAGGAACTGCTCGACCAGCAGCAGCTGCACCTGCCCGAACAGCTCGCGGCGCGCGCCGCCGACATGGAAGCCCAGGGCTACACCGCGGTCTACGCCGGCTGGGACGGACACGTCCACGGGGTACTGGGCGTGGCCGACACCCTCAAGGACGAGGCCACCGCGGTGGTGCGGCACCTGCACGGCATGGGCCTGGAAGTCGCCATGATCACCGGGGACAACCAGCAGACCGCTGAGGCCGTCGCCGCTCAGGCCGGCATCGACCGCGTGTTGGCCGAGGTGCTGCCCACCGACAAGGTCACCGAGGTGCGCCGACTGCAGGACGAGGGCCGCGTAGTGGCCATGGTCGGCGACGGCGTCAACGACGCCCCCGCTCTGGTGCAAGCCAACCTGGGCATCGCGATCGGCACCGGCACCGACGTGGCTATCGAATCCAGCGACATCACGCTGATGTCCGGCCAGCTGGATGGCGTCACCCACGCCATCCAGCTGTCCCGCAAGACGCTGCGCACGATCTACCAGAATCTGGGCTGGGCGTTCGGTTACAACACCGCCGCGATCCCGCTGGCCGCTCTCGGGCTGCTCAACCCGATCATCGCCGCTGCGGCGATGGCGTTCTCCTCGGTCAGCGTGGTCACCAACTCGCTGCGGCTGCGGCGCTTCGCCCGAGCCCACTGA
- the ilvD gene encoding dihydroxy-acid dehydratase: protein MDPRHRSRIVTDGVTRAPARAMLRAVGFADEDFTRPQIGVAAAANDLTPCNIALDRLAGATADGVRKAGGVAMRFSTIAMSDGIAMGHRGMRASLPSRDLIADSVECVMEAEQLDAMVTIAGCDKSLPGMLMAAARLNVPTAFLYGGSSLPGSWQGRPVTIQDVFEAVGAQASGLLSTDDLDELERAACPGAGSCAGMYTANTIAAEAEALGIALPGSASAPAIDPTRPGIAHDTGAAAVAALRAGIRPRDILTREAFENAITVVMALGGSTNAALHLPAIAHEAGVRLTLDDFDRISRHTPHIADLRPGGRHVMADLHQVGGVPAVLAALLDAGLLHGDCLTVTGATLAENLAELAAPKPDGTVLRTPDDPLRPDGGLAILRGALAPSGAVVKMAGLTVDRFHGTARVFDNEDAAMGYVSGGRLTAGEVIVIRYEGPRGGPGMPEMLAVTAAVRGTGLGDQVALVTDGRFSGATTGLCVGHVAPEAAAGGPLALVADGDPIMIDIPARTIDLDVNPAELERRRHRWHPPPAPTGNGFLAKYSRLVGCASQGALVGATPR, encoded by the coding sequence ATGGACCCGCGTCACCGTAGCCGAATCGTCACCGACGGCGTCACCCGAGCACCGGCCCGGGCGATGCTGCGGGCAGTCGGGTTCGCCGACGAGGACTTCACCCGGCCGCAGATCGGTGTGGCCGCGGCCGCCAACGACCTCACACCCTGCAACATCGCCCTGGACCGCCTGGCAGGCGCGACGGCCGACGGGGTCAGGAAGGCGGGCGGGGTGGCGATGCGGTTCTCGACCATCGCCATGTCCGATGGGATCGCCATGGGGCACCGCGGCATGCGCGCGTCCCTTCCCAGCCGGGACCTCATCGCAGACTCGGTCGAGTGTGTCATGGAGGCCGAACAACTCGACGCGATGGTCACCATCGCCGGCTGCGACAAGAGCCTTCCCGGGATGCTCATGGCCGCCGCACGCCTCAACGTACCCACGGCGTTCTTGTACGGCGGCTCCTCCCTCCCCGGGAGCTGGCAGGGTCGGCCGGTGACGATCCAGGACGTGTTCGAGGCCGTCGGCGCGCAGGCAAGCGGCCTGCTCAGCACCGACGACCTCGACGAGCTGGAGCGCGCCGCGTGCCCAGGAGCCGGATCGTGCGCCGGCATGTACACCGCCAACACGATCGCCGCCGAAGCCGAAGCCCTCGGTATCGCACTGCCCGGCTCGGCATCCGCCCCCGCCATCGACCCCACACGCCCCGGCATCGCCCACGACACCGGAGCGGCCGCCGTCGCCGCCCTGCGCGCCGGGATCCGCCCACGCGACATCCTCACCCGCGAAGCCTTCGAGAACGCCATCACCGTGGTCATGGCCCTGGGCGGGTCGACCAACGCCGCGCTGCACCTACCCGCCATCGCCCACGAAGCCGGCGTCCGCCTGACCCTCGACGACTTCGACCGGATCAGCCGACACACCCCCCACATCGCCGATCTCCGTCCCGGTGGGCGCCACGTCATGGCCGACCTGCACCAGGTCGGTGGCGTGCCCGCAGTGCTCGCCGCGCTGCTGGACGCCGGACTGCTCCACGGCGACTGCCTGACCGTGACCGGAGCCACCCTGGCCGAGAACCTCGCCGAACTCGCAGCCCCGAAACCCGACGGTACGGTCCTCCGAACGCCAGATGACCCGCTCCGCCCCGACGGCGGCCTGGCCATCCTCCGCGGGGCACTCGCCCCCAGCGGCGCGGTGGTCAAGATGGCCGGCCTGACCGTCGACCGCTTCCACGGCACAGCCCGGGTCTTCGACAACGAAGACGCCGCCATGGGCTACGTCTCAGGCGGTCGCCTCACCGCAGGCGAGGTGATCGTGATCCGGTACGAAGGCCCACGCGGCGGACCGGGAATGCCGGAGATGCTCGCCGTCACCGCCGCTGTCCGCGGCACCGGCCTGGGTGACCAGGTGGCGCTGGTCACTGACGGCCGCTTCTCCGGCGCCACCACCGGCCTCTGCGTCGGCCACGTCGCCCCCGAGGCCGCTGCCGGCGGGCCGCTGGCGCTGGTCGCCGACGGCGACCCGATCATGATCGACATCCCGGCACGCACCATCGATCTCGACGTCAACCCTGCCGAACTCGAACGACGCCGTCACCGCTGGCACCCACCCCCTGCCCCGACCGGCAACGGCTTCCTAGCCAAGTACAGCCGCCTCGTCGGCTGCGCCTCGCAGGGGGCGCTCGTCGGCGCCACCCCACGATGA